Within Parabacteroides pacaensis, the genomic segment AAGTTTCCGAAGAGGGAATTAAACGTTACAAAAATTCGAGCTATTTCTTTTGGTAAAAACTGTCCCAAAAGAACACCTGCTGCAATAGCAATAATAACTCTGACTAATAAAGAAATTCTAATCTTCTGCATTTATTTTTCGAATTTTATAGCCCGTAGCAGCAATAATAATACTCATTACAGGGCTGATTAGATTAAAAAAACAATAGGGTAAATAAGTAAAAGTAGCTACTCCTAAAATAGTAGCTTGAGTCATTCCGCAAGTATTCCAAGGGATAAGAGGTGAAGTGACTGTAACAGCATCTTCTACTGTACGACTAAGTAACCGGCTTTCATAGCCTTTTCGTTTATATATTTCTTTAAACATATTTCCTGTAAGAATAACCGAAATATATTGATCGGCAGTAGTAATATTTAAAAATATACCCGAAAGAATCGTAGAAGCTACCATTCCTATTCTCCGTTTCATCAAATGAATAAAAGAAGCAGTAATACTTTCTAACATTCCACCTGCAACCATGGCTCCACCAAAACACATAGCACAAAGGATAAGCCAGATAGTATTCATCATTCCCGCCATTCCCCGAGTAGCAACCAAGTCATTTAATTCTGCATTTCCCATTTCCAAAGAAGTACCACCCAAAAGAGAAAGCATCAAACCTTTAAAATTAGCCTCTACTCCACCGGAAGTCACTTCGGAAATTTCTTTTAATAAATGCGGCTGAAAAATAAGGGCAAATATACCAGCTAATCCGGTAGATAAAAAAAGCGTTACAATAGAAGGTACCTTCTTGGCAATCATCACACCCGTTACTACAGGAACTACTAATAGCCAGGGAGTAATAACAAATTTCTCTTTTAGTAGAGCAGAAAAAACCGCAATATGTTCCGACTCAACAGCATGATGTGAAAAGCCTGCAATAGTAAAAATAATAAGCGTAGCCAGTATACTAGGTACTGTTGTAATAACCATATACCGTATATGGCCAAATAATGGGGTATCTGTAACCGACGAAGCAAGGATGGTAGTATCTGAAAGAGGAGACATCTTGTCTCCAAAATAAGCTCCGGATATAATTGCTCCGGCAATCCAACCATCATTAAATCCTTGAGCTTGTCCAATTCCAAGAAGGGCAATGCCTATAGTAGCAATGGTAGTCCATGAACTACCGGTCATCACAGATACAATAGCACATATGATACAAGTAGAGGTAAGAAAAAAAGCCGGATGAATTATTTTTATACCATAATATATAAGCGTAGGGACTACTCCACTAATCATCCAAATTCCGGATAAGGCCCCGATGATAAGCAAAATAATTAAAGCAGGTCCTATACTAGCAATATTAGCAATGATGGCTGCTTCTATAGTTTTCCAAGATATCTTGCTCCATACTATTGAAATAAAAGAACATACAGCAGTAGAGGTAAGCAAAATAATCTGGCTGGCACCACTCAAGGCGTCGCTACCAAAAATGCGGATAGTAACAGACAATAATGCTACCAACACAATAATTGGGACCAAAGACAACAAAGGCGAAGGAAGCCTTTTAGGCTGTTTTATCATTAGTTTTCAACATTAATTTAAACGCAAAAGTAACAAAAAAAGAAACATAATGACTTATAAGGAGTTAGAGAAAACATAATACTTTTACTATGATAACCAGATGTACGGATAAATATTCTATCTTTTCTAAATACGTTTACTAAAAATAGATACATATAAAAAAACCGTTTCAGATATTCTAAAACGGTTTTTACTTGTATAATAATACAGAAGATTTATTATTTTACCTGCGGCCTATTATTTTCTCTAGGAGGACGAGGAAGCAATGCCTTCCGAGAAAGTTTAAATTTACCGGTCTTTTGATCGATATCAACTAATTTTACTTCTATAATATCACCCTCTTTCAGACCGGCTTCTTCTACTCTCTCCAAACGTTTCCAATCAATTTCGGAAATATGAAGTAACCCGTCTTTCCCTGGCAGAAACTCAACAAAAGCTCCATAAGGCATGATAGATGAAATACGTCCTTCATACACCTCTCCTACTTCAGGAACCGCTACAATACCTTTTATTTTATTCAACGCAGCCTGAATAGCGGCTTTGTTAGCTGCGGAAACTTCAATATGTCCGTAACCGTCAATTTCTTCAATTGTAATGGTTGCACCTGTAGCTTCTTGGATTCCTTGAATAATTTTTCCGCCCGGGCCTATTACAGCTCCAATAAATTCTTTTCCGATTTTCATCACTTCAATACGAGGAGCATGATCTTTAAAGTCTGGCCGAGGAGCTGGCATAGTTTCCAATATCTTCCCTAAAATATGCAAACGTCCTTCTTTAGCTTGAGCCAATGCTCTTTCAAGTATTTCATAAGAAAGACCATCTACTTTAATATCCATCTGAGTGGCAGTAATACCATCTTTTGTACCGGTTACTTTAAAATCCATATCCCCTAAATGGTCTTCATCTCCTAAAATATCTGAAAGAATCGCATAGTTTTGTCCTTTATTCTCAGAAATAAGCCCCATGGCAATACCCGAAACAGGCTTTTTCATCTGGACACCTGCATCCATTAAAGCCAAAGTGCCGGCACATACTGTAGCCATAGACGACGAACCGTTAGACTCAAGAATATCGGAGATTACACGTACCACATAAGGATAATCTTCCGGAATCATACGTTTTAAAGCACGATGAGCTAAATTACCATGTCCGACTTCTCTACGTCCAACCCCTCTGGATGCTTTTGCTTCGCCAGTAGAAAATGGAGGGAAATTATAATGTAATAAGAAACGCTCTTTATTATGAACCAATACTTCATCAATCAATTTCTCATCAGCTTTTGTTCCTAAAGTAACAGTTGACAAAGATTGCGTCTCACCACGAGTAAAAATAGCAGATCCATGAGGACCGGGTAAATAATCGACTTCACACCAGATAGGACGGATTTCTGTAGTTTTACGTCCGTCTAAACGTTTACCTTCATCTAAAATAGCACGACGCATCGCTTCTTTCTCTACGTCATGATAATAACGATTGATCATTTCTTCTTTTTCGGCTAACTCTTCTTCCGTATAAGTAGCTTTATATTCTGTCAAAATATTCTCAAAAGCTTCCGTACGTTCCTGCTTACCTGTACCGGATAGCGCAACAGCATATGCTTTATCATAACATTTATCATGTACATCTTTACGTAAATCTTCATCATTTGTTTCATGGCAATATTCACGTTTGACAGACTTTCCAACCATCTCGGTAAGTTCCATTTGAGCTTTACAATGGACTTTAATAGCTTCATGAGCTACTTTGATAGCTTCTAACATATCAGCTTCCTGAACTTCGTTCATTTCACCCTCTACCATCATAATATTATCCATAGTAGCAGCCACCATAATATCCATATCCGCTTTACTTAATTGAGTAAAAGTCGGATTAATAACGAATTGTCCGTCAATTCGTGCCACCCGGACTTCGGAAATCGGTCCGTTAAACGGAATATCAGATACCGCCAATGCTGCAGATGCGGCCAATCCAGCCAAAGCATCAGGCATATCCTCACCGTCAGCAGAAAATAATATGATATTTACATATACTTCAGCGTGGTAGTTGTCAGGAAATAAAGGACGCAACGCACGGTCTACCAAACGTGCAGTAAGAATTTCATAGTCAGAGGCCTTCCCCTCTCTTTTCGTAAATCCACCCGGAAACCGGCCAAAGGCTGAAAATTTTTCTTTATATTCCACCTGTAAGGGCATAAAATCCACACCTGGATTTGCGTCTTTTGCGGCGCACACAGTTGCTAGCAATACAGTGTTACCCATCCGAACGGTAACTGCACCGTCAGCCTGCTTTGCCAATTTACCTGTTTCGATAGTAATGGTCCTTCCATCACCTAAATCGATTGTTTTGTTAATCGGATTAATCATAAATCTTCTTTCTTTTTTTCTCAAACTCTAAAATTGGCACAAAGTTAGTGAAAGTTTGGGGTAAATACATGAAAGTGAAAAAGAAAAAGGCACCTATCATGCATTTTTTACAAAATATCACCTTCTAATTATCACCTTTATACTACACAAGTTATGCCTTAATTTTCTATTTTATAATAGAAGTGTTTTATTATCTCTTTCTCTCATTGAATATCTATTCGCTTTAAAGGAAAAATCCTATTTCCATACTTTTAAAGCAGCAACTTTGATCTTTCCAAAAAGATTTTATTAAACAAAGCCTTGATAATCTTGATAGAATAGAGAATAGCTAATGGTTCTATATCTTTTATTTCCTCGCAATTTTTTTATCAGAGAAACTCTGTCTCATTAATTCTGTTATCCTATCTTACCAAAAAAAATAAGAAGAAATCTTACAACATTGATAAAAGAAATACAAATTAAAGTATATTTGCAGCGGAATAATAAAAAGTCACAAAACACAATGAAATTCATATCCACACCATTACTATTAGTAATAAGTATATTGCTTTTACTTTTTAGCGCCTGTAATAATACTTCTCATTACACTGTAAAAGGTGTAGTTTCAGGTGCCGACGGACAAATTATGTATTTTGAAAATGTAGGAGTTAGTTCTGTAGAAATTATAGATTCTATCAAATTAGGGGCTTCGGGAAAATTTAAAATATCACATCCCAGTCCCGAATTTCCTGATTTTTATAGATTAAGGTTAAATAATCAACTCATTAATATTGGAATCGACTCTACTGAAACGGTAGTTATTACTGCGGATGCCGGTACTTTTGCAACTTCCTATACGATTGAAGGGTCGGAAAACAGCAAAGCATTAAAAGATATTACTTTAGCTCAACTGGATGCAAACCAAGAAATAAGGAAGTTACGAAAACAATACGAAAAGAAAGAAATTCCGGATTCACTTTACCGTAGTAAAATAATAGCCGCCTCTGAAGCCTATAAAGAAGTTGCTAAAAAATACATCTACTCAGCTCCCATGTCACTGGCAGCTTATTTTGCTTTGTTCCAACAAATAGACGGATTACTTTTCTTTGATCTGTATGATCTTACCGACTCAAAAGCTTTCGGAGCGGTAGCAACTAGTTTCGACCATTTTTATCCGGAAAATCCACGTAGTAAACAATTGCATAATTTAGCGATGCAATCGATGAAAGTTATCCGTAGTCAACGAACCCCTAAAGAACTAGGAATCGAAACAAAGGAAGTAAACTTCTTCGATGTTGCTTTACCCAATATCTATGGTGAAATAGAGAAACTTTCTTCTTTAGTAAAAAACAAGGTAGTAATTCTCAACTTTACTGCTTATCAAACAGAATGGTCGCCAGCGTTAAATATGACGTTGGGAAGCATATATACCAAATATCATCCTGAAGGCTTGGAAATTTATCAGGTGTCTTTAGATTCAGATCTTCATTTCTGGAAAAATGCCGCCTCTAACTTACCTTGGACTTGTGTGAATGACCCGCAATCTGTTTATTCTGAAATAGCCGGCATGTATAATGTCCGGCAGTTACCTGCTATTTTTATTTTAGACAAAAAAGGCAATTTAGCTAAACGGGTAGAAAACATAAAGAACTTAGAGTCAGATGTAAAAAGTTTATTGTAATCAAGCATTTTACCCTTTAAAAATTATGTTATAAAGCACCCATATCTATTTGTTTATTCAAAAAAGAGGTTATATATTTGCAACATCTTAAGATGTAAAAATAAAGGAGTTCCGGCCCTATGGTCGGGATTCTTTTTTTGTTCTATTTTATAATAATCATTTTAGTTTCATTAAAAGAAAAATAAAGGAGGAATTTGTATGGCTGTTAGTTATATGACAGAGGACGGCTACAATAAAATTCTAGCAGAAATTAACATGTTAGAAAATGTAAAACGTCCGGAGGTAATACGGCAAATCGCTGAAGCACGAGACAAAGGTGACTTGTCCGAGAATGCAGAGTACGATGCCGCCAAAGAAGCACAAGGTATCCTTGAGGCTAAAATTGCGCAATTAAAAGGGCTGATTGCAAATGCCCGTTTAATTGATGAATCCCGTGTATCGACCGATACAGTACAGATTTTGAATAAAGTGAAGATCAAGAATATGAAAAACAACATGGAAATGACTTATACTTTAGTTTCTGATACGGAGGCCAATTTAAAAGAAAATAAGATTGCGATCAGTACTCCTATCGCTAAAGGATTGTTAGGAAAAAAAGTCGGGGATGTTGTAGATATTAAAGTTCCTTCAGGCATAGTAAGTTTTAAAATCGTAAAAATTTCTCTCTAATTTTATTAATAAGATGGCTTCCATATTCAGTCAAATCGTAGCAGGCACAATCCCTTGTCATAAAATTGCAGAAGACGAACGTTTTTTTGCTTTTTTAGATATCAATCCTTTAGTGGAAGGGCATACTCTTGTGATTCCTAAACAAGAAGTAGATTATATTTTTGATATAGATGATAAACAACTAGCTGATATGATGCTTTTTGCAAA encodes:
- the greA gene encoding transcription elongation factor GreA, with protein sequence MAVSYMTEDGYNKILAEINMLENVKRPEVIRQIAEARDKGDLSENAEYDAAKEAQGILEAKIAQLKGLIANARLIDESRVSTDTVQILNKVKIKNMKNNMEMTYTLVSDTEANLKENKIAISTPIAKGLLGKKVGDVVDIKVPSGIVSFKIVKISL
- a CDS encoding Na+/H+ antiporter NhaC family protein — encoded protein: MIKQPKRLPSPLLSLVPIIVLVALLSVTIRIFGSDALSGASQIILLTSTAVCSFISIVWSKISWKTIEAAIIANIASIGPALIILLIIGALSGIWMISGVVPTLIYYGIKIIHPAFFLTSTCIICAIVSVMTGSSWTTIATIGIALLGIGQAQGFNDGWIAGAIISGAYFGDKMSPLSDTTILASSVTDTPLFGHIRYMVITTVPSILATLIIFTIAGFSHHAVESEHIAVFSALLKEKFVITPWLLVVPVVTGVMIAKKVPSIVTLFLSTGLAGIFALIFQPHLLKEISEVTSGGVEANFKGLMLSLLGGTSLEMGNAELNDLVATRGMAGMMNTIWLILCAMCFGGAMVAGGMLESITASFIHLMKRRIGMVASTILSGIFLNITTADQYISVILTGNMFKEIYKRKGYESRLLSRTVEDAVTVTSPLIPWNTCGMTQATILGVATFTYLPYCFFNLISPVMSIIIAATGYKIRKINAED
- a CDS encoding TlpA disulfide reductase family protein; translated protein: MKFISTPLLLVISILLLLFSACNNTSHYTVKGVVSGADGQIMYFENVGVSSVEIIDSIKLGASGKFKISHPSPEFPDFYRLRLNNQLINIGIDSTETVVITADAGTFATSYTIEGSENSKALKDITLAQLDANQEIRKLRKQYEKKEIPDSLYRSKIIAASEAYKEVAKKYIYSAPMSLAAYFALFQQIDGLLFFDLYDLTDSKAFGAVATSFDHFYPENPRSKQLHNLAMQSMKVIRSQRTPKELGIETKEVNFFDVALPNIYGEIEKLSSLVKNKVVILNFTAYQTEWSPALNMTLGSIYTKYHPEGLEIYQVSLDSDLHFWKNAASNLPWTCVNDPQSVYSEIAGMYNVRQLPAIFILDKKGNLAKRVENIKNLESDVKSLL
- the pnp gene encoding polyribonucleotide nucleotidyltransferase; the protein is MINPINKTIDLGDGRTITIETGKLAKQADGAVTVRMGNTVLLATVCAAKDANPGVDFMPLQVEYKEKFSAFGRFPGGFTKREGKASDYEILTARLVDRALRPLFPDNYHAEVYVNIILFSADGEDMPDALAGLAASAALAVSDIPFNGPISEVRVARIDGQFVINPTFTQLSKADMDIMVAATMDNIMMVEGEMNEVQEADMLEAIKVAHEAIKVHCKAQMELTEMVGKSVKREYCHETNDEDLRKDVHDKCYDKAYAVALSGTGKQERTEAFENILTEYKATYTEEELAEKEEMINRYYHDVEKEAMRRAILDEGKRLDGRKTTEIRPIWCEVDYLPGPHGSAIFTRGETQSLSTVTLGTKADEKLIDEVLVHNKERFLLHYNFPPFSTGEAKASRGVGRREVGHGNLAHRALKRMIPEDYPYVVRVISDILESNGSSSMATVCAGTLALMDAGVQMKKPVSGIAMGLISENKGQNYAILSDILGDEDHLGDMDFKVTGTKDGITATQMDIKVDGLSYEILERALAQAKEGRLHILGKILETMPAPRPDFKDHAPRIEVMKIGKEFIGAVIGPGGKIIQGIQEATGATITIEEIDGYGHIEVSAANKAAIQAALNKIKGIVAVPEVGEVYEGRISSIMPYGAFVEFLPGKDGLLHISEIDWKRLERVEEAGLKEGDIIEVKLVDIDQKTGKFKLSRKALLPRPPRENNRPQVK